A genomic segment from Streptomyces sp. NBC_01233 encodes:
- a CDS encoding LysR family transcriptional regulator, producing MTLDDLRVLVAVCRAGSLSAVARDLGCTQSAVSQHVRRLEKQTGASLLERHARGVVPTEAGRILQAAAADGIAGLDGALRRVDDLVRGGGGSVRVTTGATTVRHFMSDAVVAFRRLHPGVSLEFQTENSSRSCFDALAADDLDLAWITIGRPVRGIEQRPVMELPWVLAVGADDPLAARPCIDPADLAGIRHIRLPENSASRAHLDGAFAESGIHVRSDTSVADWDTALLLAELGLGHAVVPALPGWQVPGSDGPLRLVPIPALPPLAVGWAVRRWAALAPPALVFADEVARSCRARAAGQQ from the coding sequence ATGACCCTCGACGATCTTCGTGTGCTCGTGGCCGTCTGCCGTGCCGGCAGCCTCAGCGCCGTCGCCCGCGACCTCGGCTGCACCCAGTCGGCCGTCAGTCAGCACGTCCGCCGCCTGGAGAAGCAGACCGGCGCGAGCCTCCTGGAGCGCCACGCCCGCGGTGTCGTCCCCACCGAGGCGGGCCGCATCCTCCAGGCGGCCGCGGCGGACGGCATCGCCGGTCTCGACGGGGCCCTGCGCCGGGTGGACGACCTCGTACGGGGCGGCGGCGGCTCAGTGCGCGTCACCACCGGCGCGACGACCGTGCGGCACTTCATGTCCGACGCCGTCGTCGCCTTCCGCCGCCTCCACCCCGGGGTGAGCCTGGAGTTCCAGACCGAGAACTCCAGCCGCAGCTGCTTCGACGCACTCGCCGCCGACGACCTCGACCTCGCCTGGATCACCATCGGCAGACCGGTCCGCGGCATCGAACAGCGCCCGGTCATGGAACTGCCCTGGGTGCTCGCGGTCGGCGCCGACGACCCCCTCGCCGCCCGCCCGTGCATCGATCCCGCCGACCTCGCCGGCATCCGCCACATCCGGCTTCCGGAGAACTCCGCCTCCCGCGCCCACCTCGACGGCGCCTTCGCCGAGTCGGGCATCCACGTACGCTCCGACACCAGCGTGGCCGACTGGGACACCGCCCTGCTGCTCGCCGAACTAGGCCTGGGGCACGCCGTCGTGCCCGCGCTGCCCGGCTGGCAGGTCCCCGGCTCCGACGGCCCGCTGCGCCTCGTGCCCATCCCCGCCCTGCCGCCCCTCGCCGTCGGCTGGGCGGTCCGACGCTGGGCCGCCCTCGCCCCGCCGGCCCTCGTCTTCGCCGACGAGGTCGCCCGCAGCTGCCGGGCGCGCGCCGCCGGGCAGCAGTGA
- a CDS encoding TetR/AcrR family transcriptional regulator, with product MDQERPLRERLIDVGAELVTSEGTGALGLREIARRAGVSHGAPRRYFPTHHSLLSAIARRGFADLGERIAAVTAEAGSGSDADADAEKPSAREQVRAIGCAYVGYALEQPGMFELMFRHDLLDSTDRGPSDEPRLRESTLPLFRLLLALVSRCGAAEPSVTAAALWANLHGVAQLWRWGSLPLVLGEDRSAGVERMVGAAVDAHLGGAPA from the coding sequence ATGGACCAGGAGAGACCCCTTCGGGAACGGCTGATCGACGTCGGTGCGGAGCTCGTCACGAGCGAGGGAACCGGCGCACTGGGGCTGCGGGAGATCGCACGCAGGGCAGGCGTCTCGCACGGCGCGCCCCGCCGGTACTTCCCCACCCACCACTCCCTGCTGTCGGCGATCGCCCGGCGCGGGTTCGCGGATCTCGGCGAGCGGATCGCGGCCGTGACCGCGGAAGCCGGCTCCGGATCCGACGCCGACGCCGACGCCGAGAAGCCCTCGGCCCGGGAGCAGGTCCGGGCGATCGGGTGCGCCTACGTCGGCTACGCGCTGGAGCAGCCCGGAATGTTCGAGCTGATGTTCCGGCACGACCTGCTGGACAGCACGGACCGGGGCCCTTCCGACGAACCCCGGCTGCGGGAGTCGACCCTGCCGCTGTTCCGCCTCCTCCTCGCGCTCGTCTCGCGTTGCGGGGCGGCCGAACCCTCCGTCACCGCCGCCGCGCTGTGGGCCAACCTGCACGGCGTGGCGCAGTTGTGGCGCTGGGGCAGTCTGCCGCTGGTCCTCGGTGAGGACCGGTCCGCCGGTGTCGAGCGCATGGTCGGCGCAGCCGTCGACGCACACCTCGGGGGTGCACCCGCGTGA